The following coding sequences are from one Sander lucioperca isolate FBNREF2018 chromosome 2, SLUC_FBN_1.2, whole genome shotgun sequence window:
- the si:dkey-164f24.2 gene encoding calphotin isoform X8, giving the protein MPSKRKKNKRRMRRVQAQRRALEEQHAANPQVKASPGIAVSVPPAATPKKAAKARAPAPAPAPAPAPAPVKIPVRAPVKIPAPVKIPEPAPAPVPVKIPEAVPIAVPIVETPIVETPIVETPIVKTPIVETPIVETPIVETPIVKTPIVETPIVETPIVETPIVETPTVEIPIVEPEPVVQEPVAKPVTVEVAAPEPKAVVLEHTPAEVKVEVAAPVSEEEPVIETPPEEPSIVEAAIVQEAEPIILETEPVTEVIPQAEAPVAAPVETEIQTEETIIVTTETEQTHDVCEPETEVKAEALVEEEAVVDAEVEVVVTDDITVPEPVTEVAEEPVVEALTIDQVCAEAEPAAEEVVTETVVESVEEVVAEKTEPEQVNEAVVSPVVRAEGEDVETEIEVLDEEDAPEIPAEPVTFTEDAPVQSMEISVVPETVPEAPVKEAEAPVTEVQETSDTQVIADSLVDDFVVTESVSAVEVAIAESAAVQPEIVEVSDTFNTLSESMDVTPAAAPAEEMVIDTTAEQTSMDVLSEEPKPETCDMPCQMQLAVESAQLSSMEMSVEPSLNGHIVPEVSIEG; this is encoded by the exons ATGCCCAGCAAGAGGAAGAAGAACAAGCGTCGCATGAGGAGGGTG CAGGCCCAGAGGAGAGCCCTTGAAGAGCAGCATGCGGCCAATCCTCAAGTCAAAGCGAGTCCCGGGATCGCAGTGAGTGTGCCCCCTGCAGCAACGCCAAAGAAAGCGGCTAAAGCTCGAGCACCAGCTCCAGCACCAGCTCCAGCACCAGCACCAGCTCCAGTAAAGATCCCAGTACGAGCTCCAGTAAAGATCCCAGCACCAGTAAAGATCCCAGAACCAGCTCCAGCACCAGTTCCAGTAAAG ATCCCAGAGGCTGTTCCCATTGCTGTGCCCATTGTGGAGACCCCCATCGTGGAAACCCCCATCGTGGAGACCCCCATCGTGAAGACCCCCATCGTGGAGACCCCCATCGTGGAAACCCCCATCGTGGAGACCCCCATCGTGAAGACCCCCATCGTGGAGACCCCCATTGTTGAGACCCCCATCGTGGAGACCCCCATCGTTGAGACCCCCACTGTGGAGATCCCCATTGTAGAACCAGAACCAGTTGTACAAGAACCTGTCGCAAAGCCCGTCACAGTCGAGGTAGCAGCACCAGAGCCTAAGGCTGTGGTGTTGGAGCATACTCCAGCAGAAGTTAAGGTTGAAGTTGCAGCCCCGGTCTCTGAAGAAGAACCAGTCATTGAGACTCCACCAGAGGAGCCCTCTATAGTTGAAGCTGCAATAGTACAAGAGGCGGAACCTATCATTCTTGAAACAGAACCAGTAACAGAG GTCATACCCCAAGCCGAGGCTCCAGTTGCAGCCCCTGTTGAGACTGAG ATTCAGACAGAGGAGACTATAATCGTAACTACAGAGACTGAACAG ACGCATGATGTCTGCGAGCCAGAAACTGAAGTGAAGGCTGAGGCCTTGGTGGAGGAAGAAGCAGTCGTCGACGCAGAGGTGGAAGTGGTCGTCACAGACGATATCACCGTACCAGAGCCTGTAACCGAAGTGGCTGAAGAACCAGTGGTAGAAGCGCTTACAATTGACCAAGTTTGTGCTGAAGCAGAACCCGCTGCAGAGGAGGTGGTTACAGAAACAGTGGTGGAATCAGTGGAGGAGGTTGTTGCAGAGAAAACTGAGCCAGAACAGGTGAATGAAGCTGTTGTCAGTCCTGTAGTCCGAGCTGAGGGTGAAGACGTTGAAACTGAAATAGAAGTATTGGATGAAGAAGATGCACCTGAAATCCCTGCTGAGCCCGTTACATTCACAGAG GATGCTCCTGTCCAATCTATGGAAATCTCAGTG GTGCCAGAGACCGTCCCGGAAGCTCCAGTAAAAGAGGCTGAAGCCCCCGTAACTGAAGTCCAAGAG ACTTCTGACACCCAGGTCATTGCTGACAGCCTAGTTGATGACTTTGTTGTCACAGAATCTGTCTCAGCAGTGGAGGTTGCCATTGCTGAGTCTGCTGCTGTCCAGCCG GAAATTGTGGAAGTGAGTGACACCTTCAACACCCTATCAGAATCAATGGATGTGACGCCTGCTGCTGCCCCTGCAGAGGAAATGGTCATT GACACCACTGCTGAGCAGACAAGTATGGATGTGCTGTCAGAAGAGCCTAAGCCAGAAACCTGTGACATGCCATGTCAGATGCAGCTCGCTGTGGAGTCTGCGCAGCTCAGCTCAATG GAGATGTCAGTGGAACCATCACTGAATGGACACATTGTTCCAGAGGTTTCCATTGAGGGCTAG
- the si:dkey-164f24.2 gene encoding calphotin isoform X5, with amino-acid sequence MPSKRKKNKRRMRRVQAQRRALEEQHAANPQVKASPGIAVSVPPAATPKKAAKARAPAPAPAPAPAPAPVKIPVRAPVKIPAPVKIPAPVKIPAPVPAPVKIPVPVQAPAPVKIPEAVPIAVPIVETPIVETPIVETPIVKTPIVETPIVETPIVETPIVKTPIVETPIVETPIVETPIVETPTVEIPIVEPEPVVQEPVAKPVTVEVAAPEPKAVVLEHTPAEVKVEVAAPVSEEEPVIETPPEEPSIVEAAIVQEAEPIILETEPVTEVIPQAEAPVAAPVETEIQTEETIIVTTETEQTHDVCEPETEVKAEALVEEEAVVDAEVEVVVTDDITVPEPVTEVAEEPVVEALTIDQVCAEAEPAAEEVVTETVVESVEEVVAEKTEPEQVNEAVVSPVVRAEGEDVETEIEVLDEEDAPEIPAEPVTFTEDAPVQSMEISVVPETVPEAPVKEAEAPVTEVQETSDTQVIADSLVDDFVVTESVSAVEVAIAESAAVQPEIVEVSDTFNTLSESMDVTPAAAPAEEMVIDTTAEQTSMDVLSEEPKPETCDMPCQMQLAVESAQLSSMEMSVEPSLNGHIVPEVSIEG; translated from the exons ATGCCCAGCAAGAGGAAGAAGAACAAGCGTCGCATGAGGAGGGTG CAGGCCCAGAGGAGAGCCCTTGAAGAGCAGCATGCGGCCAATCCTCAAGTCAAAGCGAGTCCCGGGATCGCAGTGAGTGTGCCCCCTGCAGCAACGCCAAAGAAAGCGGCTAAAGCTCGAGCACCAGCTCCAGCACCAGCTCCAGCACCAGCACCAGCTCCAGTAAAGATCCCAGTACGAGCTCCAGTAAAGATCCCAGCACCAGTAAAG ATCCCAGCACCAGTAAAGATCCCAGCACCAGTTCCAGCACCAGTAAAGATCCCAGTACCAGTTCAAGCACCAGCTCCAGTAAAGATCCCAGAGGCTGTTCCCATTGCTGTGCCCATTGTGGAGACCCCCATCGTGGAAACCCCCATCGTGGAGACCCCCATCGTGAAGACCCCCATCGTGGAGACCCCCATCGTGGAAACCCCCATCGTGGAGACCCCCATCGTGAAGACCCCCATCGTGGAGACCCCCATTGTTGAGACCCCCATCGTGGAGACCCCCATCGTTGAGACCCCCACTGTGGAGATCCCCATTGTAGAACCAGAACCAGTTGTACAAGAACCTGTCGCAAAGCCCGTCACAGTCGAGGTAGCAGCACCAGAGCCTAAGGCTGTGGTGTTGGAGCATACTCCAGCAGAAGTTAAGGTTGAAGTTGCAGCCCCGGTCTCTGAAGAAGAACCAGTCATTGAGACTCCACCAGAGGAGCCCTCTATAGTTGAAGCTGCAATAGTACAAGAGGCGGAACCTATCATTCTTGAAACAGAACCAGTAACAGAG GTCATACCCCAAGCCGAGGCTCCAGTTGCAGCCCCTGTTGAGACTGAG ATTCAGACAGAGGAGACTATAATCGTAACTACAGAGACTGAACAG ACGCATGATGTCTGCGAGCCAGAAACTGAAGTGAAGGCTGAGGCCTTGGTGGAGGAAGAAGCAGTCGTCGACGCAGAGGTGGAAGTGGTCGTCACAGACGATATCACCGTACCAGAGCCTGTAACCGAAGTGGCTGAAGAACCAGTGGTAGAAGCGCTTACAATTGACCAAGTTTGTGCTGAAGCAGAACCCGCTGCAGAGGAGGTGGTTACAGAAACAGTGGTGGAATCAGTGGAGGAGGTTGTTGCAGAGAAAACTGAGCCAGAACAGGTGAATGAAGCTGTTGTCAGTCCTGTAGTCCGAGCTGAGGGTGAAGACGTTGAAACTGAAATAGAAGTATTGGATGAAGAAGATGCACCTGAAATCCCTGCTGAGCCCGTTACATTCACAGAG GATGCTCCTGTCCAATCTATGGAAATCTCAGTG GTGCCAGAGACCGTCCCGGAAGCTCCAGTAAAAGAGGCTGAAGCCCCCGTAACTGAAGTCCAAGAG ACTTCTGACACCCAGGTCATTGCTGACAGCCTAGTTGATGACTTTGTTGTCACAGAATCTGTCTCAGCAGTGGAGGTTGCCATTGCTGAGTCTGCTGCTGTCCAGCCG GAAATTGTGGAAGTGAGTGACACCTTCAACACCCTATCAGAATCAATGGATGTGACGCCTGCTGCTGCCCCTGCAGAGGAAATGGTCATT GACACCACTGCTGAGCAGACAAGTATGGATGTGCTGTCAGAAGAGCCTAAGCCAGAAACCTGTGACATGCCATGTCAGATGCAGCTCGCTGTGGAGTCTGCGCAGCTCAGCTCAATG GAGATGTCAGTGGAACCATCACTGAATGGACACATTGTTCCAGAGGTTTCCATTGAGGGCTAG